The Cellulophaga sp. L1A9 genome window below encodes:
- a CDS encoding 3-oxoacyl-ACP synthase III family protein, with translation MKIGITGTGSYIPPVLTANSSFNNHTFLNTDGTAFAHSNEVIIEKFKAITGIEERRYVTEDLNTSDIAFLAAEKAIADAGIDKETLDYIIFAHNFGDVKHGTSQGDTLPSLATRVKHHLKIKNPKCVAYDLLFGCPGWIEGVIQANAFIKSGIAKKCLVIGAETLSRIVDDYDRDSMIYADGAGATIIEASDKNGEILTHSSATYAYDESHYLFFGPSYSEKETSGRNYIKMHGRKIYEFAVTNVPKAMKDCLDSSGVAITDVKKIFIHQANEKMDEAIVKRFYKSYGMQMPEGIMPMNIRENGNSSVATIPTLFDMVKHGKLENQSIEKGDVVIFASVGAGMNINAIVYRH, from the coding sequence ATGAAAATCGGAATTACTGGAACAGGATCATATATACCTCCTGTTTTAACAGCTAATAGCAGCTTTAACAACCATACATTTTTAAATACTGATGGAACCGCTTTTGCGCATTCCAACGAAGTAATAATAGAAAAATTCAAAGCCATTACGGGTATTGAAGAACGGCGCTATGTCACAGAAGATTTGAATACTTCTGACATTGCTTTCTTAGCAGCAGAAAAGGCAATTGCCGATGCTGGAATAGATAAAGAAACCTTAGATTATATCATATTCGCGCATAATTTTGGCGATGTAAAACACGGTACCTCTCAAGGAGATACCCTACCAAGTTTAGCGACACGTGTTAAGCATCATTTAAAAATAAAAAACCCAAAATGTGTTGCGTATGACCTTCTTTTTGGATGTCCAGGTTGGATTGAAGGCGTAATACAAGCAAATGCATTTATTAAAAGTGGTATTGCTAAAAAATGCTTAGTGATTGGTGCAGAAACGCTTTCTAGAATCGTAGATGATTATGATCGTGATTCTATGATTTATGCCGATGGCGCTGGAGCTACAATTATTGAAGCTTCTGATAAAAACGGGGAAATTTTAACACATTCTTCTGCCACCTATGCATATGATGAATCGCATTATTTATTTTTCGGTCCTTCCTACTCAGAAAAAGAAACATCTGGAAGAAATTATATAAAGATGCATGGCCGAAAAATCTATGAGTTTGCAGTAACCAATGTCCCAAAAGCCATGAAAGATTGTTTGGATAGCAGTGGAGTAGCAATTACCGATGTTAAAAAAATATTCATTCACCAAGCGAATGAAAAAATGGATGAAGCTATCGTAAAACGCTTTTACAAATCGTACGGAATGCAAATGCCAGAAGGTATTATGCCGATGAATATTAGAGAGAATGGAAATAGCTCTGTAGCTACAATTCCAACCTTGTTTGATATGGTTAAGCATGGAAAATTAGAAAATCAGTCGATTGAAAAAGGAGATGTTGTTATATTTGCAAGTGTTGGCGCAGGAATGAATATCAACGCCATTGTTTACAGACACTAA
- a CDS encoding TIGR01777 family oxidoreductase — MKKLIIAGGSGFLGKAIAAYFTSKFTDIVILTRGATETKNGFRYVTWDGKTLGTWQEELTSCDVLINMVGRSVDCRYTPENKKLIMDSRVDATKILGEVISKSKHAPKVWINASTATIYRHALNQQMTEATGEIGTGFSVAVAKAWEEVFYASTTPNTRKVALRTSIVLANNGGALVPILKLAKMGFGGKQGDGNQQFSWIHINDFLESINFIMENTRLQGPINSAAPEPITNSFLMKTIRKELKIPFGIPLPKFLLEFGARLIKTETELILKSRNVIPTKLTNAGFTFQFSTIQSALKDLI; from the coding sequence ATGAAAAAATTGATTATTGCTGGCGGTTCTGGTTTTCTAGGAAAAGCGATTGCCGCCTATTTTACTTCAAAATTTACTGATATTGTCATACTAACACGAGGTGCTACAGAAACCAAAAATGGATTTCGCTATGTAACTTGGGATGGCAAAACCCTTGGTACTTGGCAAGAAGAATTGACATCTTGCGATGTGCTCATCAATATGGTAGGGCGCTCTGTAGATTGTAGGTATACCCCAGAAAATAAAAAACTAATTATGGATTCTCGTGTAGACGCAACCAAAATATTGGGTGAAGTAATTTCTAAAAGTAAACACGCACCAAAAGTGTGGATCAACGCTTCTACGGCTACCATCTATAGGCACGCGCTAAACCAACAAATGACAGAGGCCACCGGAGAAATTGGCACAGGATTTTCTGTAGCTGTTGCTAAAGCTTGGGAGGAAGTATTTTATGCTAGTACTACCCCAAACACAAGGAAAGTAGCACTGCGTACTTCTATTGTTTTAGCCAACAATGGTGGGGCTTTAGTGCCTATTCTAAAACTAGCGAAAATGGGCTTTGGCGGAAAACAAGGAGATGGAAACCAGCAATTTAGTTGGATTCACATCAACGATTTTCTAGAGAGCATCAACTTTATTATGGAAAATACAAGACTCCAAGGTCCTATCAATAGTGCTGCTCCTGAACCAATTACCAATTCATTTTTAATGAAAACCATCCGAAAAGAATTAAAAATTCCTTTTGGGATTCCGCTTCCTAAATTCCTGCTAGAATTTGGCGCACGCCTTATTAAAACAGAAACCGAACTTATTTTAAAAAGTAGAAATGTCATCCCTACTAAACTAACAAATGCAGGGTTTACATTTCAATTTAGCACTATACAAAGTGCCTTGAAAGATTTAATCTAA
- a CDS encoding YwqG family protein, whose product MKDPKKLIEVIEKYVVYPYKELLLKEIQASIRLKTTGNLCSDLGKTKLGGSPDLPKNKNWPRSKYSNTPLSFLGQINCNEIKELDELNALPKEGLLYFFFNLDSGDDGKVIFSREVKELERAIPPHEFKEQKTSFLKKLLTGKPKKRILKESEVNIYKEYNFPSWDSLQVALIQKEAKTNISPINAFEEGFFENDTDESETTSNHHLLGNYNGIQDEFHELNFIDTEVKELDNLSLEQIQKALKWKLLFQFDSDNNLEMSWGDWGRIYFFIHEDDLKNENFDNIKISADSY is encoded by the coding sequence ATGAAAGACCCTAAAAAATTAATTGAGGTAATTGAAAAGTATGTAGTTTATCCCTATAAGGAATTATTATTAAAAGAAATTCAAGCTTCAATTCGGTTGAAGACAACTGGGAATTTATGTAGCGATTTAGGCAAAACTAAATTAGGAGGTAGTCCCGATTTACCAAAAAACAAAAACTGGCCCAGAAGTAAATATTCTAATACGCCTCTTTCTTTTCTAGGTCAAATAAATTGTAATGAAATTAAGGAACTTGATGAATTAAATGCGCTACCAAAAGAAGGACTATTGTACTTTTTCTTCAATTTAGATTCAGGTGATGATGGTAAAGTAATTTTTTCTAGAGAAGTAAAAGAATTAGAAAGAGCTATTCCTCCCCATGAATTTAAAGAACAGAAAACGTCTTTCTTAAAAAAGCTACTAACTGGGAAACCAAAAAAACGGATACTAAAAGAAAGTGAAGTTAACATTTATAAAGAGTATAATTTCCCGTCTTGGGATTCTCTTCAGGTAGCATTAATTCAAAAAGAGGCAAAAACAAATATTTCACCTATTAACGCTTTTGAAGAAGGTTTTTTCGAGAATGATACTGATGAATCTGAAACAACATCTAATCATCATTTATTAGGGAATTATAACGGAATTCAAGACGAATTTCACGAATTGAATTTTATTGATACTGAAGTTAAAGAGCTTGATAATTTGAGCCTTGAACAAATACAAAAGGCTTTGAAATGGAAATTGTTGTTTCAATTTGATTCTGATAACAATCTTGAAATGAGTTGGGGCGATTGGGGAAGAATATACTTTTTTATACATGAAGATGATTTGAAAAATGAAAACTTCGATAACATTAAAATATCAGCAGATAGTTATTGA
- a CDS encoding GNAT family N-acetyltransferase, producing MNTELLNTKIQLENARVLLLPLDDLRNQELKEIIFEENIWKFMGMTMKNEEEFDRYLADTAKDKANGICYPFLIIDKQSGRVAGSTRFGYINKGSKKCEIGWTWYGTEFQGTGLNKACKYELLKFGFENIGFRRIQFSADEENLRSQRAILKLGAQKEGIFRNNYIAPNGESRNDVYFSIVKEDWNSIKSENFTEF from the coding sequence ATGAACACTGAGCTATTAAATACAAAGATTCAACTAGAAAATGCCCGCGTTCTCTTGCTCCCACTGGACGATCTAAGAAACCAAGAGTTAAAGGAAATAATATTCGAAGAGAACATCTGGAAATTTATGGGAATGACTATGAAAAATGAAGAGGAATTTGACCGCTATTTAGCAGATACGGCTAAGGACAAAGCAAACGGAATTTGTTACCCTTTCCTGATCATTGATAAGCAAAGTGGCCGAGTTGCAGGAAGTACCCGGTTTGGATATATAAACAAAGGGAGTAAAAAGTGTGAAATTGGATGGACTTGGTACGGAACAGAATTTCAAGGAACCGGACTAAACAAAGCGTGTAAATATGAATTATTGAAATTCGGATTTGAAAACATTGGGTTTAGAAGAATTCAATTTAGCGCAGACGAAGAAAATTTAAGATCGCAAAGAGCAATTCTAAAACTTGGAGCGCAAAAAGAGGGTATTTTTAGAAATAACTACATCGCTCCCAACGGAGAAAGTAGGAATGATGTTTATTTTAGTATTGTAAAAGAAGATTGGAACTCAATTAAGTCAGAAAACTTTACAGAATTTTAA
- a CDS encoding OsmC family protein, with the protein MNYSSAATSISRQGATIKIKQSTVAFGITAATATTLPNPAELFLGSLSACMLKNVERFSLLMGFTYTTAEITIEATRLEKPPRMDEIQYVLKIHSNEEHLNLSLLKKNIEKHGTIYNTIKEVCSITGVVEIVPE; encoded by the coding sequence ATGAACTATTCTAGCGCAGCCACTTCTATTTCTAGACAAGGTGCCACTATAAAAATTAAGCAGTCTACAGTAGCTTTTGGTATTACAGCAGCTACCGCAACCACCTTACCCAATCCTGCCGAGTTATTTTTAGGATCACTATCTGCCTGTATGCTAAAAAATGTAGAACGTTTTTCATTACTTATGGGGTTTACCTATACAACCGCAGAAATAACCATTGAGGCTACGCGATTAGAGAAACCGCCTCGCATGGATGAGATTCAATATGTGTTAAAAATTCACAGCAACGAAGAACATCTAAATCTAAGCTTGCTCAAAAAAAATATTGAAAAGCATGGCACCATTTATAATACGATTAAAGAAGTGTGTAGCATTACCGGAGTTGTTGAAATTGTCCCAGAATAA
- a CDS encoding cyclopropane-fatty-acyl-phospholipid synthase family protein, protein MKTTLLNITEITAPETTQNSMEMIRFYNGATADYKFWSTDYNMHFGYFVPFKTNPFKRDSMLNEMNNQVIKKLDLSNSKNTLADLGCGMGGTMRYALKRHPKLTAFGVTLSNFQVEKGNSLLKKAKGVILKENYNQTSFQSNYFNAATAIESFCHSGHSSQSFKEAYRILKPNGKLVIADAFLKINEEELCHGGKYAYQKLCNHWSLERLGTIATVVQELKNQGFSKVEVEDASFRVAPSVLHVPFAIIGFTLKSLFQNNRLKKESFHNLKGSFYAMLSGLHMRSFGYYIITCTK, encoded by the coding sequence ATGAAAACTACACTACTAAATATAACAGAAATTACAGCCCCTGAGACTACACAAAACAGCATGGAAATGATCCGTTTTTACAATGGTGCAACTGCTGATTATAAATTTTGGAGTACTGATTATAACATGCATTTTGGCTATTTTGTTCCTTTTAAAACCAACCCCTTTAAAAGAGATTCCATGCTCAATGAGATGAATAATCAGGTCATTAAAAAATTAGACCTTTCTAATTCAAAAAACACACTTGCAGATTTAGGTTGTGGTATGGGTGGTACAATGCGGTATGCCTTAAAAAGGCACCCAAAACTAACTGCTTTTGGTGTTACGCTATCCAATTTTCAGGTCGAAAAAGGAAACAGCTTACTAAAAAAAGCAAAGGGAGTTATTCTAAAAGAAAATTACAACCAAACCTCTTTCCAGTCTAATTATTTTAATGCTGCAACCGCGATTGAAAGCTTCTGCCATTCTGGACACAGCAGCCAATCTTTTAAAGAAGCGTACCGTATATTAAAACCAAATGGAAAGCTTGTAATTGCAGATGCCTTTTTAAAGATTAATGAAGAGGAGCTATGCCATGGAGGTAAATATGCCTACCAAAAACTTTGCAACCATTGGAGTCTAGAAAGACTGGGAACAATAGCTACCGTTGTACAAGAATTAAAAAATCAAGGATTTTCTAAAGTAGAAGTAGAAGATGCTTCCTTTAGAGTTGCCCCTTCTGTACTTCATGTGCCTTTTGCTATTATTGGATTTACATTAAAAAGCTTATTTCAGAATAATCGCTTAAAAAAAGAAAGCTTCCATAATCTAAAAGGTTCTTTTTACGCCATGCTTTCTGGGCTACATATGCGCAGTTTTGGCTATTATATCATCACCTGTACCAAATAA
- a CDS encoding DUF3037 domain-containing protein: protein MQDRAKYEYAIIRIVPKVEREEFFNVGVIVFSRPKKFLKMKYHIDHKKLGSFVCEKDFEALNAYLKGWDLVCKGEATGGAIGKLDITDRFRWLTASRSTIIQSSITHSGLTEDPEQELETIFKDCVL from the coding sequence ATGCAAGATAGAGCGAAGTATGAGTATGCTATTATACGCATCGTGCCCAAAGTAGAGCGCGAAGAATTTTTTAATGTAGGCGTCATTGTATTCTCTAGGCCTAAAAAGTTCTTAAAGATGAAATACCATATAGACCATAAAAAATTAGGCAGTTTTGTGTGCGAAAAAGATTTTGAGGCTTTAAATGCGTATTTAAAAGGCTGGGATTTGGTGTGTAAAGGCGAAGCTACTGGTGGCGCTATTGGGAAATTGGATATCACAGATCGGTTCCGTTGGTTAACTGCCTCCCGAAGTACCATCATCCAAAGTTCTATTACTCACTCTGGTTTAACAGAAGATCCTGAGCAAGAATTAGAGACTATTTTTAAGGATTGTGTGCTGTAG
- a CDS encoding rhodanese-like domain-containing protein, whose product MKYSVFLFFLAFINFGCSQIKSKSITEVSQNELKNITLLDVRTPEEFNAGHLDEALNINWFDADFQQQIEQHVVKDKTIYVYCKMGGRSAKAADKLSALGYTVVNLEGGYDTYKQSQN is encoded by the coding sequence ATGAAGTATTCCGTTTTTCTATTTTTTTTAGCGTTTATCAATTTCGGTTGTTCGCAAATAAAATCAAAATCTATCACAGAAGTTTCACAAAATGAACTTAAAAACATCACTTTATTAGATGTGAGAACGCCAGAAGAGTTTAATGCAGGTCATCTTGATGAAGCTCTAAATATTAATTGGTTTGATGCCGATTTTCAGCAACAAATAGAGCAGCATGTAGTTAAGGATAAAACTATTTATGTGTACTGTAAAATGGGTGGTCGTAGTGCCAAGGCAGCAGATAAATTAAGTGCCTTAGGATATACGGTTGTGAACCTAGAGGGAGGTTATGATACCTATAAACAATCTCAAAATTAA
- the gcvP gene encoding aminomethyl-transferring glycine dehydrogenase, producing the protein MKTDVFASRHIGIREEDLQHMFKTVGVENLEQLIYETIPNDIRLKTPLALEAPMSEHKFLEHIQHLSEKNKVFTTYIGLGYHESLTPSVIKRNILENPGWYTAYTPYQAEIAQGRLEALLNFQTMICDLTGMELANASLLDESTAAAEAMTMLYEVRSREQKKSNVVKFFVSEEILPQTLSLLKTRAIPLDIELVVGNHETFEFGADFYGAILQYPGKHGQVNDYASFIAKAKEQDIKVAVAADILSLALLTPPGEFGADVVVGTTQRFGIPLGYGGPHAAFFATKDAYKRSIPGRIIGLTKDTDGNPALRMALQTREQHIKRDKATSNICTAQVLLAVMAGMYAVYHGPKGIKYIAKQVHASAATLADALEQLGLYQTNTSYFDTITVKADASLVKPIAEQNEVNFLYSDDQTISIALNEATSLEDLQKVVAIFAEALGKDVVVIDALKAVSAIAPASRRTSPFLENEVFNLYHSETEMMRYIKKLERKDLSLNHSMISLGSCTMKLNAASEMLPLSSSQWGNIHPFVPIEQAEGYQTMLKALEADLNVITGFAGTSLQPNSGAQGEYAGLMVIRAYHKSRNEAHRNICLIPASAHGTNPASAVMAGMKVVVTKTDEKGNIDVADLEEKVAKHADNLAALMVTYPSTHGVFESSIKHITKLIHDNGGQVYMDGANMNAQVGLTNPATIGADVCHLNLHKTFAIPHGGGGPGVGPICVAEQLVPFLPGNPVIKTGGEKAISAISAAPWGSSLVCLISYGYIKMLGEQGLRHATEIAILNANYIKHSLSGNYEVLYTGEKGRAAHEMILDCRPFKENGIEVTDIAKRLMDYGFHAPTVSFPVAGTVMIEPTESEGLAELDRFCNAMISIRKEINEATAGNTDNVLKNAPHTLKMVTADVWDFPYSREKAAFPLEFVSDNKFWPTVRRVDDAYGDRNLICTCAPIEAYIEA; encoded by the coding sequence ATGAAAACAGACGTGTTTGCATCGCGCCATATCGGCATAAGAGAAGAGGACCTTCAACACATGTTTAAAACGGTTGGTGTTGAGAACCTAGAACAATTAATTTACGAGACCATTCCGAATGATATTCGTTTGAAAACGCCACTTGCTCTTGAAGCACCAATGAGTGAACATAAGTTTTTAGAGCACATTCAACACCTCTCTGAAAAAAACAAGGTATTTACCACCTATATTGGATTAGGATATCACGAAAGCTTAACGCCTTCGGTGATTAAAAGAAATATTCTTGAGAATCCAGGATGGTATACGGCATACACCCCTTACCAAGCTGAAATTGCTCAAGGTAGATTAGAGGCATTGCTAAATTTCCAGACCATGATTTGTGATTTGACTGGAATGGAACTCGCAAACGCATCACTTTTAGACGAAAGTACTGCCGCTGCCGAAGCAATGACCATGTTGTATGAAGTACGAAGTAGAGAACAGAAAAAAAGCAATGTTGTTAAGTTCTTTGTTTCCGAAGAAATATTACCACAAACACTATCCCTTTTAAAAACAAGGGCTATTCCTTTGGATATAGAATTGGTAGTTGGTAACCATGAAACCTTTGAATTTGGTGCCGATTTCTATGGTGCTATTTTACAATACCCTGGCAAACATGGACAAGTAAATGATTATGCTAGCTTTATCGCTAAAGCAAAAGAACAAGACATAAAAGTTGCCGTTGCTGCAGATATTTTAAGCTTAGCATTGTTAACACCTCCAGGAGAATTTGGTGCTGATGTTGTTGTAGGTACTACACAACGCTTTGGTATCCCATTAGGATACGGCGGACCGCATGCTGCATTCTTTGCCACAAAAGATGCCTATAAAAGAAGTATCCCTGGTCGTATTATTGGTCTTACCAAAGATACGGATGGCAACCCTGCCTTACGTATGGCCTTACAAACTAGAGAGCAGCATATTAAACGCGATAAAGCGACTTCTAATATTTGTACGGCACAAGTTTTACTAGCGGTTATGGCAGGAATGTACGCAGTATATCATGGTCCCAAAGGGATCAAGTATATTGCAAAGCAAGTACACGCTTCTGCTGCAACACTAGCCGATGCTTTGGAGCAGTTAGGGCTATACCAAACGAATACTTCCTATTTTGATACCATTACAGTTAAGGCCGATGCAAGCTTGGTGAAACCAATTGCAGAGCAAAATGAAGTCAACTTTTTATACAGCGATGACCAAACAATTTCTATTGCTTTAAATGAAGCTACTTCCCTAGAAGACCTTCAAAAGGTTGTTGCAATATTTGCAGAAGCTTTAGGTAAAGATGTTGTTGTAATTGATGCATTAAAAGCTGTTTCCGCAATAGCTCCTGCTTCTCGAAGAACTTCTCCTTTCCTAGAAAATGAAGTTTTCAATTTGTATCATTCAGAAACTGAAATGATGCGTTATATAAAAAAATTAGAGCGCAAAGATTTATCCTTAAATCATTCTATGATTTCATTAGGGTCTTGTACCATGAAATTAAATGCTGCTTCTGAAATGCTTCCGCTAAGCTCATCACAATGGGGAAATATACACCCATTTGTTCCTATTGAACAAGCAGAAGGCTACCAAACAATGTTAAAAGCATTGGAAGCCGATTTGAATGTGATCACTGGTTTTGCAGGTACTTCATTACAACCAAATTCTGGTGCACAAGGAGAATATGCTGGGTTAATGGTGATTCGTGCCTACCATAAATCACGCAATGAAGCGCATAGAAATATTTGTTTGATTCCTGCTTCTGCTCACGGTACAAATCCTGCTTCTGCTGTAATGGCCGGAATGAAAGTAGTCGTTACTAAAACAGATGAAAAAGGAAATATTGATGTTGCCGATTTAGAAGAAAAAGTAGCAAAACATGCTGACAATCTTGCAGCCTTAATGGTGACTTACCCTTCTACACATGGTGTTTTTGAATCATCAATAAAACACATTACGAAACTGATTCATGACAACGGTGGACAAGTATATATGGATGGCGCCAACATGAATGCCCAAGTAGGATTAACCAATCCTGCTACAATCGGTGCAGATGTTTGCCATTTAAATTTACACAAAACATTTGCAATTCCACATGGTGGTGGCGGACCAGGAGTTGGCCCCATTTGTGTTGCAGAACAATTGGTTCCTTTTTTACCAGGAAACCCCGTAATTAAAACAGGCGGAGAAAAAGCTATTAGTGCTATTTCTGCGGCTCCTTGGGGTAGTTCTTTGGTTTGCTTAATCTCCTATGGTTATATAAAAATGCTTGGAGAGCAAGGATTAAGACACGCTACAGAAATTGCTATCTTAAATGCAAACTATATCAAACATAGCCTAAGTGGAAATTACGAAGTTTTATACACTGGAGAAAAAGGTAGAGCTGCACACGAAATGATTTTGGATTGTAGACCCTTTAAAGAAAATGGAATTGAAGTAACTGATATCGCAAAGCGTTTAATGGATTATGGCTTTCACGCCCCTACGGTTTCATTTCCTGTTGCAGGAACAGTGATGATTGAACCAACAGAAAGTGAAGGCTTAGCAGAATTAGATCGTTTTTGTAATGCCATGATTTCGATAAGAAAAGAAATCAATGAAGCTACAGCAGGTAACACAGATAACGTACTTAAAAATGCACCACATACTTTAAAAATGGTTACTGCAGATGTATGGGATTTTCCATACAGTAGAGAGAAAGCAGCTTTCCCATTGGAGTTTGTATCTGACAACAAATTCTGGCCAACGGTTAGACGGGTTGATGACGCATATGGAGATCGTAATTTAATTTGCACTTGTGCTCCTATTGAAGCTTATATAGAAGCTTAG
- a CDS encoding GbsR/MarR family transcriptional regulator has product MDYKEAKDKFISTWGSLGTLWGINKAMAQIQALLFISTKPLSTEEIMEELQISRGNTSMNVRQLIDWGIVTKELVPGERKEYFSTEKDVQELARVIAKERSRREIQPVIKTLKEVSTIKDDGTAKTRELIKQTKALHDLADTADSMLNKLVNQNQNWLTKSVFKFFT; this is encoded by the coding sequence ATGGACTATAAAGAAGCAAAGGATAAATTTATAAGTACTTGGGGTAGCCTTGGTACGCTTTGGGGAATTAATAAGGCCATGGCGCAGATACAAGCCTTGCTTTTTATTTCTACAAAACCATTATCTACAGAAGAGATCATGGAAGAGCTTCAAATTTCTAGAGGCAATACGAGTATGAATGTACGCCAGTTGATAGATTGGGGAATTGTCACTAAAGAATTAGTTCCTGGGGAGCGTAAAGAATATTTTTCTACGGAGAAAGATGTGCAAGAATTAGCGCGTGTAATTGCAAAAGAACGGAGCCGTAGAGAAATTCAACCTGTTATAAAAACACTTAAAGAAGTTTCTACTATTAAAGATGATGGTACAGCTAAAACTAGAGAGTTAATTAAACAAACCAAAGCATTACATGATTTGGCTGATACAGCAGATAGTATGTTGAACAAATTAGTGAATCAAAATCAAAACTGGTTGACAAAATCCGTTTTCAAATTCTTCACTTAA
- a CDS encoding sigma-70 family RNA polymerase sigma factor: MTSHSLHPDTWIDQYADYLFNYAVIRVSDAEIAKDIVQETFLAGLKSAKNFKGEAAERTWLISILKRKVIDHYRKINSNKGKAEVRMTYNSSIDSDGDWLEEQVADPYSILENDGIENEELGSAIHDCISKLPKKQGLVFKMKTIQGISTEDICNELEINPSNLWVMIHRSRTALMDCLNQNWFNI; this comes from the coding sequence ATGACTTCACATTCATTGCATCCAGATACATGGATAGATCAATACGCAGATTACCTGTTTAACTATGCAGTAATTCGTGTTAGTGACGCCGAAATAGCCAAAGACATTGTTCAAGAAACTTTTTTAGCGGGATTAAAGTCTGCTAAAAATTTTAAGGGAGAAGCTGCTGAGCGCACTTGGCTCATCTCTATTCTTAAACGAAAAGTTATTGATCATTATAGAAAAATTAATTCGAACAAAGGCAAAGCCGAAGTACGAATGACCTATAACTCTAGTATTGATAGTGATGGCGATTGGCTAGAAGAACAAGTGGCAGATCCGTATAGTATTTTAGAAAATGACGGTATTGAAAATGAAGAATTGGGTTCTGCAATTCATGACTGCATCAGCAAACTACCAAAAAAACAGGGTCTAGTTTTTAAAATGAAAACAATTCAAGGAATAAGTACTGAAGATATTTGTAATGAATTAGAAATTAATCCGTCAAATCTTTGGGTAATGATACATAGGTCGAGAACGGCCTTGATGGATTGCCTTAATCAAAATTGGTTTAATATATGA
- a CDS encoding HipA family kinase, translated as MNKIDIRTVNVVQYIKPLREGGSMPAIVKADDGFLYVLKFRGAGQGKKALIAELMGGELARTLGLKMPELVFMHLDDTFSKTEPDEEIQDLLKFSVGLNLGLHFLSSAITFDPLVSKVDGLTASKVVLLDSLMSNIDRTAKNPNLLDWNNELWVIDNGASFYFHHNWNTYKNHLTRTFPLIKDHVLLDRATELKEAAVLITKAFTDEKLQEIISLIPEEWLESESDDLTPTEMRAAYLEYFKAKLALIDSLVKEAEDAR; from the coding sequence ATGAATAAGATTGATATTCGGACGGTAAATGTGGTGCAGTACATAAAGCCACTACGCGAAGGCGGCTCTATGCCTGCTATTGTGAAAGCAGACGATGGTTTCCTCTATGTACTTAAATTTAGAGGTGCTGGCCAAGGTAAAAAAGCCTTAATTGCAGAACTCATGGGCGGCGAACTTGCCCGTACCCTTGGGTTAAAAATGCCAGAATTGGTATTTATGCATCTAGACGATACCTTTAGTAAAACCGAACCGGATGAAGAGATTCAAGACCTCTTAAAATTTAGTGTAGGTCTTAATCTAGGGCTTCATTTTTTATCTAGCGCCATTACTTTTGATCCTTTAGTTTCTAAAGTAGATGGATTAACGGCTTCTAAAGTAGTTTTGCTAGATAGCCTGATGAGCAATATTGACCGTACCGCAAAAAACCCTAATCTTTTAGATTGGAATAATGAATTATGGGTTATTGATAATGGTGCTAGTTTTTATTTTCACCATAATTGGAATACCTATAAAAATCATCTTACACGCACATTTCCGCTCATAAAAGACCACGTACTGCTAGACCGTGCCACGGAATTAAAAGAAGCGGCAGTACTCATAACAAAAGCCTTTACAGATGAAAAGCTACAGGAGATTATTTCGCTAATTCCGGAAGAATGGTTAGAAAGCGAGAGTGATGACCTTACTCCTACCGAAATGCGAGCGGCGTATTTAGAATATTTTAAAGCTAAACTTGCCCTTATAGATTCACTAGTTAAAGAAGCTGAAGATGCAAGATAG